GATTGGGATTCCCTTGATCTTGGTGGCCTTGGCAATTGCCTTCGTCGGCATGAATCGCTGGGTCGGCGAAATTGCCCAAGATCCGGTGCTGTAAACAACCTTGCTCGGTGTCGATTGCATGATCGACACCGAGCCCAGTTATTTGGGAGAATCTATGGCACAGGCAGTCGTGCGCGATATCGATAAAAATGATCCTGGGCGTGGCCTCGATTTACGCAAACTGGGCATGTGGACGTTCCTTGGCTCAGAAGTGTTTTTCTTCGGGGCTTTGGTGGTTACCCACCTTTCAATGCGTGGGGTTGTTGCGCCATCAGCAAGCAAAGCCAATTATGATGTTGCGGCAGTTCGCACCTTGTTTGGCGATAATGTATTGACCTCGATTCTAGCTTTCATCTTGTTGACTAGTAGTTTGACAATGGTGTTGGCGCTAGATGGGGTTAAAACCAATAATCAAAAGCGTTTCCGCTTTTGGTTGGGGGCCACTATCGTCTGTGGTTTGGTCTTCTTGGGTGGTCAGGTTTACGAGTTCTATCACATTGTTCACCAAGGTGTGACGATTAAAAATATGATGTTTGGCTCGACCTTCTTCTTTGTAACGGGTTTCCACGGAACCCACGTTGCAGTTGGGGTAGTTTGGCTCACATCATTGTTAGTTTCGGCAATTCGCCACCCTGAGCGCTACAATGCTGGCAATTATATGGCTGTCGAGCTAGGCGGCTTATATTGGCACTTTGTGGACTTAGTGTGGGTCTTGATCTTTACGGTGATCTATCTGATCTAACCATTATTTATCCAAGGAGTACATAATGGCCCACGGTCATGATGAACACGCCCCAACCGAACACGAAGCGCATCACAGCCATGCTAAGTTGTATGTGATCATTTTCTTTGTCTTGTTGGTGATGACGGGGATTGAAATTGCCCTGCCGATCATCAACAAAGCTGAGATTATGGCCAAACAATTAGAAGTCGCATTGTTGCTTGGATTGATGACAATCAAAGGCGCAATTGTGATGATGTTCTATATGCACCTTAAAGGCGATCGCCGCATGTTTGGGACGCTGTTTGTCTTCCCAATTGTGTGTGTGCTGTTGATGATGTTGGGCTTCTTTGCCCTGTTCCAACCTGTATTGTGGTAAGCAAATGAATGACTGGACGCTTGATTGGCCGCTGCTTTTTGGCTTAATCGCCGCAACAGTTGGCTATCTCTGGGCAGTTGGCCCAGGTCGCAAGCGCCTAGGCGGGCCAGCAGCCTTCCCAGTCGGGAAGGCTGTTGCCTTCTTAAGTGGCTTGTTAGCCCTTGGTTTGTCGATCATGTCGCCAATTGGCATTTGGGCCGATCGCTATCTCTTTACGATGCACATGGTTCAACATATGATTTTGACCATGTTTTGTGCCCCGATGTTGTTAATTGGCATCCCTGAGTGGCTGCTGCGGCCATTGGTGCAATTGCCATGGGTCTATACCATTGTGCGCTTTGCCGTTAATCCAATTGTGGCATTTAGTGCCTTTAATATTTCCTTCAATGGCTGGCACTTTCCCCAATTCTACGATTTGGCCTTGCGCAACGAACTGGTGCACATTCTCGAACACCAAATGATGATGGGCAGCGCAATTTTGTTGTGGGCACCATCGCTGATTCCTTTGCCAGAATTACGCTCATCGTATCCGGTGCAAATGCTCTATTACTTTGTGAATTCAATTATCCCAACGATTTTGGGTGCCTTGATTACCTTTGCTGATAGTGTTTTGTACCCAACCTACGAGCTAGCGCCACGGATTTGGGGCATCAGTGCGATCGCCGATCAACAAATTGGCGCGTTGATTATGTGGATTCCTGGTGGCTCGATTTTTATCCTTGCCATTACCATCGCTTTTTTCAAGTGGATGAACCGCGAGGATGAAGAACAAAGCCTGCCGAGCATCGCCGACCAAAAAGCCGCTGCTCGCCAGTAAAACCTAATCATTCAAGGCGCATTGGCTTGCAATGCGTCTGCGCTTTTTAGGCCTGTTTATGCGCCCGAATCAAGCACGATGTAAAGCGTTCAGCCAATTGCTGACCTTGCAAATCGCTTAATCCCGCCAATTCCTCAGGCAACTTGCCGCCAATATCATCTAAACTATAACGATGGGTTACCTCGAAACTAATCTGTTGAAAGCCTGCTTGCTCCAAAAATTGTTGATATTGCTCACGGGTTGGTGCACCTGCAACACAACCAGCCCAATTCATGGCTGCCCGTAAACTGGCTTCAGGCAAGGGGAAATCAGCCAAACTGCCATCGATCACAATATCGGAGATTGCCATATAGCCACCAACTTTGAGCACGCGATAAGCCTCACGCAATGCCATGCCTTTATCGGGAGCCAAATTGATCACGCAGTTGGAGATAATCACATCGACCTGCTCATTCTCAAGTGGCAGTTGCTCAATATCGCCCTTC
This portion of the Herpetosiphon gulosus genome encodes:
- a CDS encoding cytochrome c oxidase assembly protein, with the protein product MNDWTLDWPLLFGLIAATVGYLWAVGPGRKRLGGPAAFPVGKAVAFLSGLLALGLSIMSPIGIWADRYLFTMHMVQHMILTMFCAPMLLIGIPEWLLRPLVQLPWVYTIVRFAVNPIVAFSAFNISFNGWHFPQFYDLALRNELVHILEHQMMMGSAILLWAPSLIPLPELRSSYPVQMLYYFVNSIIPTILGALITFADSVLYPTYELAPRIWGISAIADQQIGALIMWIPGGSIFILAITIAFFKWMNREDEEQSLPSIADQKAAARQ
- the arsM gene encoding arsenite methyltransferase, whose amino-acid sequence is MNDQSIKATVQAYYGEWAEQVQQEQPKTSCCSTSHDISLSSTLYRDTATADLPVTAVNSTRGCGNPVVRAALQPGQVVLDLGSGGGLDVLLAAKQVGPTGFVYGVDMTDAMLDLARKNANKAQIENVAFLKGDIEQLPLENEQVDVIISNCVINLAPDKGMALREAYRVLKVGGYMAISDIVIDGSLADFPLPEASLRAAMNWAGCVAGAPTREQYQQFLEQAGFQQISFEVTHRYSLDDIGGKLPEELAGLSDLQGQQLAERFTSCLIRAHKQA
- a CDS encoding cytochrome c oxidase subunit 3, which encodes MAQAVVRDIDKNDPGRGLDLRKLGMWTFLGSEVFFFGALVVTHLSMRGVVAPSASKANYDVAAVRTLFGDNVLTSILAFILLTSSLTMVLALDGVKTNNQKRFRFWLGATIVCGLVFLGGQVYEFYHIVHQGVTIKNMMFGSTFFFVTGFHGTHVAVGVVWLTSLLVSAIRHPERYNAGNYMAVELGGLYWHFVDLVWVLIFTVIYLI
- a CDS encoding cytochrome C oxidase subunit IV family protein, which gives rise to MAHGHDEHAPTEHEAHHSHAKLYVIIFFVLLVMTGIEIALPIINKAEIMAKQLEVALLLGLMTIKGAIVMMFYMHLKGDRRMFGTLFVFPIVCVLLMMLGFFALFQPVLW